From Methanosarcina lacustris Z-7289, one genomic window encodes:
- a CDS encoding type II toxin-antitoxin system HicA family toxin, protein MSGLPVISGMQAIKAFSKAGWLPHRQVGSHVVLRKEGSKVTLTVPKHKELRPGLLRNLIKASGLTVEEFEAFLK, encoded by the coding sequence ATGTCTGGACTTCCTGTAATTTCTGGAATGCAGGCAATTAAAGCCTTTTCTAAAGCTGGCTGGCTCCCTCACCGACAGGTAGGCAGTCACGTTGTCCTGAGAAAAGAAGGTTCAAAAGTTACGCTGACAGTCCCGAAGCACAAAGAACTAAGGCCAGGTCTTTTAAGAAATTTGATAAAAGCTTCAGGACTTACGGTAGAAGAATTCGAAGCTTTTTTGAAGTAA
- the carA gene encoding glutamine-hydrolyzing carbamoyl-phosphate synthase small subunit yields the protein MKAVLGLADGTIIKGTGFGAEGTACGELVFTTQFTGYEEAMTDPSYKGQILMFTYPLIGNYGVSGERFQSDNIHAEGLVVREACKKPYHYKSTRSIHRFLEDEGKPGIEGVDTRMLTIGARERGTMRAALINGSDDGEEAVDVARNFPQITDEELIALVTCKEPRFIPGAAGAWKGSGKPKHAVVVDLGIKRNIINNLHKRGIDLTLVPATTKPKEIAGYEPDLLFVSNGPGDPEKATDAINAVKAFAGTIPVAGICFGHQIISLAMGARTYKLKFGHRGGNQPVKDLIENKIFISSQNHGYAVDADSLEGTGLYVKYLNANDKTVEGVSHKDLDIFSVQFHPEAQAGPMDTEETFFGKVVKVLGGDC from the coding sequence ATGAAAGCAGTACTAGGATTAGCAGACGGAACAATTATTAAGGGCACCGGTTTTGGTGCCGAAGGCACAGCTTGCGGCGAACTTGTTTTTACCACTCAATTCACGGGATATGAGGAGGCTATGACTGACCCTTCCTACAAGGGCCAGATTTTAATGTTCACCTACCCTTTGATAGGGAACTATGGTGTCAGTGGAGAGCGTTTCCAGTCAGACAACATCCATGCGGAGGGACTTGTTGTCAGGGAAGCTTGCAAAAAACCCTATCACTACAAATCCACCCGTTCGATCCACAGATTTTTAGAGGATGAAGGAAAACCAGGGATTGAAGGCGTTGACACCCGTATGCTCACCATAGGGGCAAGGGAGCGTGGGACCATGCGTGCAGCCCTGATCAATGGCAGCGACGACGGGGAAGAGGCCGTGGATGTGGCAAGGAATTTTCCACAGATAACGGATGAAGAGCTTATCGCACTTGTAACATGTAAGGAACCCCGCTTTATCCCCGGAGCAGCCGGCGCCTGGAAAGGCAGCGGCAAACCTAAACATGCAGTTGTAGTTGACCTGGGGATAAAAAGGAACATCATAAACAACCTGCATAAAAGGGGAATTGACCTTACCCTGGTCCCTGCAACCACAAAACCCAAAGAAATTGCAGGCTACGAGCCTGACCTCCTTTTTGTTTCAAATGGTCCCGGAGATCCGGAAAAAGCAACAGATGCTATCAACGCTGTAAAAGCTTTTGCAGGCACTATTCCGGTCGCCGGGATCTGTTTCGGGCACCAGATTATCTCCCTTGCAATGGGAGCCAGGACTTACAAGCTTAAGTTCGGGCACAGGGGAGGAAACCAGCCAGTAAAGGACCTTATTGAAAACAAGATTTTCATAAGCTCCCAGAACCATGGGTATGCTGTGGATGCGGATTCCCTTGAAGGGACAGGGCTCTATGTGAAGTACCTGAACGCAAACGACAAAACCGTTGAAGGGGTCTCCCACAAAGACCTGGACATTTTCAGTGTGCAATTCCACCCTGAAGCCCAGGCAGGACCCATGGATACAGAGGAGACATTCTTCGGCAAGGTCGTAAAGGTCCTCGGAGGGGATTGCTGA
- a CDS encoding quaternary amine ABC transporter ATP-binding protein, with product MDKNIKLEVRNITKVFGKHPQKVISLLNEGLSKSEIFGKTKQTVGLNNVNFEVYDGEIFVIMGLSGSGKSTLLRCLNRLIEPTKGEILIDGQNITDMDPEELRSTRRSKLGMVFQNFALLPHRSVLDNVAYGLEIQGIPKEERYLKALEAIETVGLKGQENSRITQLSGGMKQRVGLARALANDPDILLMDEAFSALDPLIRSDMQDELLSLEDRVQKTIIFVSHDLDEALKIGDRIALMKDGEIVQIGTPEEILTEPADSYVSRFVAGVDRSKILTAESVMKRPDPFISINSGPRVAIQLMKDYGISSIYVVEGKNRRLKGIVMIGDVLEALKKGKSLESVMIPDTPRVAPEMPLKEVIPLIADSQYPLAVVNDSGKLLGIIVRASVLGALAISGEIEQDEVPEEKPPEEKPPEEKPPEEKPPEKTVSIDKNEGEAGSPPEGSGSPGSIINNGIDNGSVPAEAGAKNGAPAKAPDRSDTMQDPEVKTC from the coding sequence ATGGACAAAAATATAAAACTAGAAGTACGAAATATTACCAAAGTTTTTGGTAAACACCCCCAGAAAGTAATTTCTCTTCTAAATGAAGGCTTATCCAAAAGTGAAATTTTTGGAAAGACAAAACAAACCGTTGGGCTCAACAACGTTAACTTTGAGGTATACGATGGAGAGATTTTCGTAATAATGGGGCTTTCGGGTTCCGGAAAATCCACCCTCCTGCGTTGCCTGAACCGCCTTATCGAACCAACGAAAGGAGAGATCCTGATCGATGGACAGAACATTACTGATATGGACCCTGAGGAACTGAGAAGTACCCGCAGGAGCAAGCTTGGAATGGTTTTTCAGAACTTTGCCCTGCTGCCTCACAGATCTGTCCTGGATAATGTGGCTTACGGGCTTGAGATTCAGGGAATTCCTAAAGAAGAACGCTACTTAAAGGCGCTTGAAGCCATAGAAACCGTAGGGCTCAAAGGCCAGGAAAATAGCAGGATAACCCAGCTCAGCGGGGGCATGAAGCAGAGGGTAGGACTTGCAAGGGCGCTTGCCAATGACCCTGACATCCTGCTTATGGACGAAGCTTTCAGTGCCCTTGACCCCCTTATCAGGAGCGATATGCAGGACGAGCTGCTTTCCCTTGAGGACAGAGTGCAAAAGACAATTATTTTTGTCTCCCACGACCTGGACGAAGCCCTGAAAATCGGGGACCGCATAGCACTCATGAAAGACGGGGAAATTGTCCAGATAGGGACCCCTGAAGAGATCCTGACCGAACCTGCAGATTCCTATGTTTCGAGGTTCGTTGCAGGGGTCGATAGGTCAAAAATCCTTACCGCTGAATCGGTTATGAAACGACCGGACCCTTTCATATCTATCAATTCCGGGCCCAGGGTTGCCATTCAGTTGATGAAAGACTATGGGATTTCCTCGATTTATGTTGTTGAGGGAAAGAACAGGCGCTTGAAAGGCATAGTTATGATAGGCGATGTCCTTGAAGCCCTGAAAAAAGGAAAAAGCCTTGAATCAGTGATGATTCCGGATACCCCCCGCGTAGCTCCGGAGATGCCTCTTAAAGAGGTAATCCCTCTGATTGCGGACAGCCAGTACCCTCTTGCAGTAGTCAATGATTCCGGAAAACTACTCGGGATTATAGTCCGGGCCAGTGTGCTTGGTGCCCTTGCAATTTCCGGAGAAATCGAGCAGGATGAGGTTCCTGAAGAGAAGCCTCCTGAAGAGAAGCCTCCTGAAGAGAAGCCTCCTGAAGAGAAGCCTCCTGAAAAAACAGTCTCCATCGACAAAAATGAAGGCGAAGCTGGATCTCCACCCGAAGGCTCAGGCAGCCCTGGCAGTATAATTAACAATGGAATTGACAACGGGTCTGTGCCTGCGGAAGCAGGAGCAAAGAACGGAGCGCCTGCAAAAGCACCTGATAGATCTGATACCATGCAGGACCCTGAGGTGAAAACATGCTGA
- a CDS encoding type II toxin-antitoxin system HicB family antitoxin: MEYIRTLNPFTHTNLSKNLITDIMRFKIILEEDEEVGGFIASCPGLQGCFSEGDTVEEAIENIKEAIQACLESLAEDELQECIGKSSCRVVDVVA, translated from the coding sequence ATGGAATACATTAGAACGTTAAATCCTTTCACCCATACAAATTTAAGCAAAAACCTCATAACCGACATTATGAGGTTCAAAATTATCCTTGAGGAAGACGAAGAAGTTGGGGGATTTATTGCCAGTTGCCCAGGCTTACAGGGATGTTTTTCAGAGGGAGATACTGTAGAAGAAGCTATTGAAAATATAAAAGAAGCAATTCAGGCTTGTCTGGAATCCCTAGCAGAAGACGAACTGCAAGAATGCATTGGCAAATCCTCCTGCAGAGTGGTTGATGTGGTTGCTTAA
- the carB gene encoding carbamoyl-phosphate synthase large subunit, translated as MPKREDIKKVLLIGSGPITIGQAAEFDFSGSQACRSLKEEGVQVVLVNSNPATIMTDPEMADSVYIEPLDARIVERIIEKERPDGIIAGIGGQTGLNITSELAEMGVFEKYGVQILGTPVEAIKNTEDRELFKETMLRIGEKVPLSRAVHSLKEAEEVVGELGLPLIVRPAYTLGGAGGGIARTKEELLEITERGLRRSRINQVLIEESVLGWAEVEYEVMRDANDTCIVICNMENIDPMGVHTGESAVVAPSQTMTDAEHQMLRSTSIKIIRALKIEGGCNIQYALKEGDYRIVEVNPRVSRSSALASKATGYPIARVTAKIAIGMTLDEIINNVTMSTPASFEPALDYVITKIPRWPFDKFVTADKTLTTAMKSTGEIMAIGRTIEESLMKAFKSLDIDSQLGIKRWEEPEIKTLLKTPTSERLFVIFHALERGMSVKEIAELSSINPFFISKMKNIVDMEKRIRVEELTPEFLREVKKMGFPDSRLGELTGKTRQEISDLRHAYGILATFKMVDTCAAEFQAATPYYYSTYEDTCETTPTDRKKILILGAGPIRIGQGIEFDYCTVHAVIALREEGIETHIINNNPETVSTDFDTSDKLFFEPLTMEYVMNVIERERPDGVLVQFGGQTSVNLAIPLKKELKRRTDLNTVIMGTDPDDMDLAEDREKFYLLMQKLGIPQPEGGYATSHQEAIEVAKRIGFPVLVRPSYVLGGRAMEIVYDSIDLERYMKEAVRVSPEHPILIDDFLEAACEIDVDAVCDQKDVLIGAIMEHIEEAGIHSGDSACVIPTQSLSPDVLDQVRDYTRKIALGLRVKGLINIQMAEKGGKVFVLEANPRSSRTIPFVSKAVGLPLAKIAAKVIVGHSLKSLGYTDEPKPKHVSIKEVLLPFDKLPGADPVLGPEMKSTGEVMGIDYDFGRAYYKAELAADNLLPLTGKVFLSIREADKPELVEAARKLQAAGLELMGTRGTVNYLAQHGVFMDTVKKVHDGSPNVIDMMRRDEVDLIINTPTSKQSRKDGYRIRRAAVDFKVPYITTIQAAVAAADAIETMKKGEALTIKSINEYHKEMGQ; from the coding sequence ATGCCAAAACGCGAGGACATAAAGAAAGTTTTGCTTATAGGCTCGGGTCCGATCACAATCGGACAGGCTGCAGAGTTCGACTTCTCAGGAAGCCAGGCCTGCAGGTCCTTAAAAGAAGAAGGCGTGCAGGTTGTGCTTGTTAACTCAAACCCTGCAACCATTATGACTGACCCCGAAATGGCTGATTCGGTCTATATCGAGCCCCTTGACGCCAGAATTGTGGAACGAATAATCGAAAAAGAGCGTCCTGACGGGATCATTGCAGGTATTGGGGGGCAGACAGGCCTTAATATAACCAGTGAACTTGCAGAAATGGGCGTCTTTGAAAAATACGGGGTCCAGATCCTGGGAACTCCTGTTGAAGCCATCAAAAACACGGAAGACAGGGAACTCTTCAAGGAAACCATGTTGAGGATCGGGGAAAAGGTTCCTTTAAGCCGTGCAGTCCATTCCTTAAAAGAAGCCGAAGAGGTTGTCGGGGAACTCGGTTTGCCCCTGATCGTCCGTCCGGCTTACACCCTTGGCGGTGCTGGCGGCGGAATTGCCCGCACAAAAGAAGAGCTCCTTGAGATTACGGAACGCGGGCTCCGGCGCAGCCGCATCAATCAGGTACTTATTGAAGAAAGCGTGCTCGGCTGGGCAGAGGTTGAGTACGAGGTCATGAGGGATGCAAATGATACCTGCATCGTGATCTGTAACATGGAAAACATCGACCCCATGGGCGTGCACACCGGAGAATCGGCAGTTGTTGCTCCCTCGCAGACCATGACCGATGCAGAGCACCAGATGCTCAGGAGTACCTCAATTAAGATCATACGTGCCCTCAAGATCGAAGGAGGGTGCAATATCCAGTATGCTTTAAAGGAAGGCGACTACCGAATCGTCGAGGTAAACCCGAGGGTTTCCCGGTCATCAGCCCTTGCATCCAAAGCAACAGGCTACCCGATTGCCCGCGTAACCGCAAAAATTGCAATCGGAATGACACTTGATGAGATCATAAACAACGTTACCATGAGCACTCCTGCCTCTTTTGAGCCGGCTCTGGACTACGTGATCACAAAAATTCCCAGGTGGCCTTTTGACAAATTCGTAACTGCAGACAAGACCCTGACCACGGCCATGAAAAGTACGGGAGAAATCATGGCAATAGGCAGGACAATTGAAGAGTCTCTCATGAAGGCTTTCAAGTCGCTTGACATCGATTCTCAGCTGGGGATAAAACGCTGGGAAGAACCTGAAATCAAAACTCTCCTCAAGACCCCCACAAGCGAACGCCTTTTTGTGATCTTCCACGCGCTTGAGAGGGGAATGTCGGTAAAGGAAATTGCCGAACTTTCGAGCATCAACCCCTTCTTCATTTCAAAGATGAAGAATATCGTGGATATGGAAAAACGCATCCGCGTAGAAGAACTAACTCCTGAATTCCTGCGTGAAGTAAAGAAGATGGGTTTCCCTGACAGCCGCCTTGGAGAGCTGACCGGAAAGACCAGGCAGGAAATAAGCGACCTCAGGCATGCATACGGAATTCTCGCGACCTTCAAGATGGTGGACACCTGTGCAGCCGAGTTCCAGGCAGCAACTCCTTACTACTATTCCACTTACGAAGACACCTGTGAGACAACCCCCACAGACAGGAAAAAAATCCTCATCCTCGGGGCGGGACCGATCAGGATAGGGCAGGGAATTGAGTTCGACTACTGTACCGTCCATGCAGTAATCGCACTCAGGGAAGAGGGGATAGAGACCCATATCATTAACAACAACCCTGAAACCGTGTCAACGGACTTTGACACATCGGACAAGCTCTTTTTTGAACCCCTCACCATGGAGTACGTGATGAACGTTATCGAACGTGAGAGGCCTGACGGGGTCCTTGTGCAGTTCGGAGGGCAGACCTCGGTGAACCTTGCAATCCCCCTGAAAAAGGAGTTAAAGCGCAGGACAGACCTTAATACCGTGATCATGGGCACTGACCCGGACGACATGGACCTTGCCGAAGACAGGGAAAAGTTCTACCTCCTTATGCAGAAACTGGGCATTCCCCAGCCGGAAGGCGGGTATGCAACTTCCCATCAGGAAGCGATTGAGGTTGCAAAAAGAATCGGTTTCCCGGTACTGGTGCGCCCCTCCTACGTGCTCGGCGGCAGGGCAATGGAAATCGTTTATGACTCAATCGACCTTGAACGCTACATGAAAGAGGCAGTCAGGGTTTCTCCCGAACACCCCATTCTTATCGACGACTTCCTTGAAGCAGCATGTGAAATCGATGTGGATGCGGTCTGCGACCAAAAAGATGTGCTTATCGGGGCAATCATGGAGCACATTGAGGAAGCAGGTATACATTCAGGAGACTCAGCCTGTGTAATCCCTACCCAGTCTCTTTCCCCGGACGTGCTTGACCAGGTAAGGGACTACACCCGGAAGATTGCTCTTGGCCTCAGGGTCAAGGGCCTGATTAATATCCAGATGGCTGAGAAGGGCGGAAAGGTCTTTGTGCTTGAAGCAAACCCGCGTTCAAGCAGGACAATTCCTTTCGTCTCAAAGGCTGTCGGCCTCCCTCTTGCAAAGATTGCAGCCAAAGTGATTGTCGGGCACAGCTTAAAGAGCCTGGGATACACGGACGAGCCAAAGCCCAAACATGTCTCGATCAAAGAAGTCCTCCTTCCCTTTGACAAACTGCCGGGAGCAGACCCTGTACTCGGACCCGAGATGAAGAGCACGGGAGAAGTCATGGGCATTGACTATGATTTCGGAAGGGCATACTATAAGGCAGAGCTTGCAGCTGACAATCTCCTTCCCCTTACAGGAAAGGTCTTCCTCTCTATCAGGGAAGCAGACAAACCCGAACTTGTGGAAGCCGCCAGGAAACTGCAGGCAGCCGGCCTTGAACTCATGGGCACACGCGGTACTGTAAACTACCTTGCACAGCACGGGGTCTTCATGGACACTGTGAAAAAGGTGCACGACGGAAGCCCGAATGTTATCGATATGATGCGCAGGGACGAGGTTGACCTCATAATTAACACCCCCACAAGCAAGCAGTCCAGGAAGGACGGCTACAGGATCAGGCGGGCAGCTGTTGACTTCAAGGTCCCCTATATCACCACCATCCAGGCAGCCGTTGCTGCAGCCGATGCGATCGAGACCATGAAGAAAGGGGAAGCGCTAACGATCAAATCCATCAACGAGTACCATAAAGAGATGGGGCAGTAA
- a CDS encoding argininosuccinate synthase yields MTKKVALAYSGGLDTSVCIPILKEKYGYDEVITIAVDVGQPEEDIRKADAKARKISNTHYTIDAKEEFVRDYIFPLIKANGSYEGYVMGTSVARPLIAKKVVEAAVKEGAVALAHGCTGKGNDQLRFEAVFRQTDMDVIAPMREMNLTREWEINYAKEHGIPVEATKSKPWSVDENIWSRSIEGGRLEDPSFVPPEEIYEWTKSPENAPDEPIVLDIGFKAGVPVSLDGEKLGGYPLIKSLNEIAGAHGVGRTDMIEDRVLGLKARENYEHPAATVLLAAHADLEKLILTRGELKFKKTVEEQWSEMAYGGLVDDPLFADLNAFIDKSQERVTGTVKVKLYKGALTILARSSPNALYSEDLVSFDSQTINQQDAEGFAKYHGFQARMYRKVMDKK; encoded by the coding sequence ATGACAAAAAAAGTAGCACTTGCATATTCCGGAGGGCTTGACACCTCAGTGTGCATCCCCATCCTCAAGGAAAAGTACGGGTACGATGAAGTAATCACAATCGCGGTTGACGTCGGGCAGCCTGAAGAAGATATCAGGAAAGCTGACGCAAAAGCCCGGAAGATCAGCAACACGCACTATACGATTGATGCAAAGGAAGAGTTCGTAAGAGATTACATCTTCCCCCTGATTAAAGCCAACGGAAGCTACGAAGGCTACGTTATGGGTACATCGGTAGCCCGCCCGCTGATCGCCAAGAAAGTGGTCGAAGCAGCCGTTAAAGAAGGCGCAGTTGCCCTTGCCCACGGATGTACCGGAAAAGGAAACGACCAGCTCCGCTTCGAAGCCGTTTTCCGCCAGACCGACATGGATGTTATCGCCCCGATGCGGGAGATGAACCTGACCCGCGAATGGGAAATCAACTACGCAAAAGAGCACGGCATCCCTGTTGAAGCCACAAAGTCCAAGCCCTGGAGCGTTGACGAGAACATCTGGAGCCGCAGTATCGAAGGCGGTAGGCTTGAAGACCCTTCTTTTGTCCCGCCGGAAGAGATCTACGAGTGGACCAAATCCCCGGAAAACGCCCCTGATGAGCCCATTGTCCTTGATATCGGGTTTAAAGCCGGTGTCCCGGTCTCCCTTGACGGTGAAAAGCTCGGTGGCTACCCCCTCATCAAATCCCTGAACGAGATTGCAGGCGCTCACGGAGTCGGCAGGACAGATATGATCGAAGACCGTGTCCTTGGTTTAAAAGCCCGCGAGAACTACGAGCACCCGGCTGCAACCGTCCTCCTCGCAGCCCACGCCGACCTCGAAAAACTCATCCTGACCCGCGGGGAACTGAAGTTCAAGAAGACCGTTGAAGAGCAGTGGTCCGAAATGGCATACGGCGGCCTTGTAGACGACCCTCTCTTTGCCGACCTCAACGCCTTTATCGACAAGTCCCAGGAAAGGGTCACAGGCACAGTGAAAGTGAAGCTCTACAAAGGCGCACTTACGATCCTTGCCCGCAGCTCGCCAAATGCCCTGTATTCCGAAGACCTGGTTTCGTTTGACAGCCAGACCATTAACCAGCAGGATGCTGAAGGGTTTGCGAAGTATCACGGGTTCCAGGCAAGGATGTACAGGAAAGTAATGGATAAGAAGTAA
- a CDS encoding NACHT domain-containing protein, translated as MDANFIQDIFLGLFVNGLSYLIGYSNEKINGFIFENQEAVNSIIKETNFESILEESIYDEELGKIKRDDICRFLKSPEVESIVRQIYAIKIYPLESCSKEKKVSFEDISKEFSLLFSQYIGTDAKNISDISSKIFTILITGCETTLEKAISAGELSAHEAKSKYRFKIITDQLDTVNRNIELLSGRHQPNIREIHKFREKYCKVIKKRFQTIRSESYTNIRPPIDDIYVCPNFIIKKEVKAESESDEYLDPASKYINDHESINIDQLLPNLYRVVLLGDPGAGKSTFAQKISYDIVTKSPEKVSPGICDIPIIVTLREYQIENLQNGVSILDFIKKEAHSSYQLIVPKCTFEYLLLNGHALLIFDGLDELLDTRHRAGIVDEIESFCTNYPSVSVLVTSRKVGYEQAPLQDNMFQKIELASFDNKQVEEYVNKWFSLDPDLTRREKEKKVESFLRESKIVSDIRSNSLMLSLMCSIYREENYIPANRPEVYKKCSEMLFEKWDKNRGISPAILMSRTRIKPLISYLAYTIFTNESLQKGMNESKLIDKAKEYLLDKTYENEYEAEEASKDFINFCRGRAWVLTDTGTTKKGENIYQFTHRTFLEYFTADWIVRKYEEKICEILLPKISMGEWDNVAQLAFQIRYDKSEDGDKLFTNLIQETNKVGNNEKFNLLSFASRCLVFIVPSPKITREIITACFNFSIDFGIELLKEEKDIDKVNTKESEVKEVISPMELIYNIENSMIDNRNVIGDTIENLVVNNICEGIKNKSILSLEICLNLEKDYLFFSKDNTFRKKNPDFWGYLKNRTLEKCSDSTKELIKEKLGFGIEFHRMNKISLEDIVNMYGFRSLFQDYNFTMLPNMTFSGIVYRSYSTWIRDIPVDIKELEEIGRLALLQPVHCLELANIFMRRRMKLELVRSIRLKEGRIIGRSYYIPIQIHKEFPKDISLRQIYDSLFGIFFILAYVFEMLIESSFNEKNDNFETYIKRTINIFGPLNMICLTRLGKCTLKELSVELNTMEFTHEQKEYIEKWAKNEIHLVKK; from the coding sequence ATGGACGCAAATTTCATCCAAGATATATTCTTAGGTCTATTTGTCAATGGGCTTTCATATTTAATTGGATATTCAAATGAAAAAATTAATGGGTTTATTTTTGAAAATCAAGAAGCTGTAAACTCGATAATCAAAGAAACTAATTTTGAATCAATCCTTGAAGAATCAATATATGACGAAGAACTTGGAAAAATAAAGAGAGATGATATTTGCAGATTTCTAAAATCTCCTGAAGTTGAATCAATTGTGAGGCAAATATATGCAATAAAAATATATCCATTAGAAAGTTGTAGTAAAGAAAAGAAAGTGAGTTTTGAAGATATTAGTAAAGAATTCAGTTTGCTTTTTTCACAATACATCGGAACTGATGCGAAAAATATTTCTGATATTTCTTCTAAAATTTTCACAATATTGATAACAGGGTGTGAGACTACACTTGAAAAAGCTATAAGTGCAGGTGAACTCTCAGCCCACGAAGCTAAATCAAAATATAGATTCAAAATAATTACTGATCAACTAGATACAGTAAATAGAAACATAGAGCTTCTTTCAGGAAGGCATCAACCAAATATACGTGAAATACATAAATTTAGAGAAAAATATTGTAAAGTCATAAAGAAACGTTTTCAAACAATTAGATCTGAAAGTTATACTAATATTAGACCTCCCATTGATGATATTTATGTATGTCCAAACTTCATTATAAAAAAAGAAGTAAAAGCAGAATCTGAAAGCGATGAATATTTAGATCCGGCATCAAAATATATCAATGACCATGAGTCGATTAACATAGATCAACTCTTACCTAATTTATATCGAGTAGTTCTTTTAGGCGATCCAGGAGCAGGAAAAAGCACTTTCGCGCAGAAAATAAGTTATGATATTGTAACTAAAAGTCCAGAGAAAGTTTCCCCAGGAATTTGTGATATACCTATCATTGTTACTCTTCGGGAGTATCAAATAGAAAACCTTCAGAATGGTGTTTCAATACTCGACTTTATAAAAAAAGAAGCTCACTCTAGTTATCAACTTATTGTTCCAAAATGCACTTTTGAATATCTTCTTTTAAATGGTCATGCATTGCTTATTTTTGACGGGCTTGATGAGCTTCTTGATACAAGGCACAGAGCAGGAATTGTAGATGAAATTGAATCTTTTTGTACAAATTATCCTTCAGTCTCTGTTCTTGTAACATCTCGTAAAGTTGGATATGAGCAGGCTCCCCTTCAGGATAATATGTTCCAAAAAATTGAGTTAGCTTCTTTTGACAACAAACAAGTTGAAGAGTATGTAAATAAATGGTTTTCCTTAGATCCAGATTTAACGCGTAGAGAAAAAGAGAAAAAAGTGGAGTCATTTCTTAGAGAAAGCAAGATCGTCTCAGATATTCGTTCAAATTCTCTAATGTTGTCATTAATGTGTAGCATTTACAGAGAAGAGAACTATATTCCAGCAAACAGGCCCGAAGTATATAAAAAATGCTCTGAAATGCTTTTTGAAAAATGGGATAAGAATAGAGGAATTTCACCTGCTATTTTAATGTCGAGAACAAGAATTAAACCACTTATATCATATTTAGCTTATACGATATTTACTAATGAGTCCTTGCAAAAAGGCATGAATGAAAGTAAGTTGATAGATAAAGCAAAAGAATATCTGTTAGATAAGACGTATGAAAATGAATATGAAGCTGAAGAAGCTTCTAAAGATTTCATTAACTTTTGTAGAGGCAGAGCATGGGTTCTTACTGACACTGGCACAACAAAAAAGGGAGAAAATATCTATCAATTTACGCATCGAACTTTCTTAGAATACTTCACCGCAGATTGGATAGTTAGAAAATATGAAGAAAAGATATGTGAAATTCTATTGCCAAAGATTTCTATGGGAGAATGGGACAACGTTGCACAATTAGCTTTCCAAATAAGATACGATAAATCAGAAGATGGTGACAAATTATTCACGAATCTTATACAAGAAACTAATAAAGTTGGAAATAATGAGAAGTTTAATCTGCTTTCTTTTGCTTCAAGATGTTTAGTATTCATTGTTCCAAGCCCCAAAATTACTAGAGAAATCATCACTGCTTGTTTCAATTTTTCAATTGATTTTGGAATTGAACTTCTCAAAGAAGAGAAAGATATAGACAAAGTGAATACAAAAGAATCTGAAGTAAAAGAAGTTATTAGTCCGATGGAACTCATTTACAATATAGAAAATTCAATGATTGACAATAGAAATGTCATTGGAGATACTATAGAAAATTTAGTAGTAAACAATATATGCGAAGGTATTAAAAATAAATCGATTTTATCGCTTGAAATCTGCCTAAACCTTGAGAAAGACTACCTATTTTTTTCAAAAGATAATACTTTCAGAAAAAAGAATCCAGATTTCTGGGGGTACTTAAAAAACAGAACATTAGAAAAGTGTTCTGATAGTACCAAAGAGCTCATTAAGGAGAAATTAGGCTTTGGAATTGAATTTCATCGCATGAATAAAATATCCCTAGAAGATATTGTGAATATGTACGGATTTAGATCTTTATTTCAAGATTATAATTTTACGATGTTACCAAACATGACATTCTCTGGAATTGTTTATAGATCGTATAGCACGTGGATTAGAGATATTCCCGTTGATATTAAGGAGCTAGAGGAAATCGGAAGATTAGCATTATTACAGCCTGTGCATTGTTTGGAGTTAGCGAATATTTTCATGAGAAGGCGCATGAAACTAGAGTTAGTAAGGTCAATAAGGCTAAAAGAAGGAAGAATAATTGGTAGATCATACTATATTCCCATACAAATACATAAAGAATTTCCTAAAGATATATCCTTGAGACAAATATATGATTCATTATTTGGTATTTTTTTTATTTTAGCTTATGTTTTTGAGATGTTAATCGAAAGCAGTTTTAATGAAAAAAATGATAATTTTGAAACCTACATCAAAAGAACCATTAATATTTTTGGCCCATTAAATATGATTTGCCTGACGAGATTAGGCAAGTGTACTTTAAAAGAACTAAGTGTCGAACTGAATACAATGGAATTTACACATGAACAAAAAGAATATATCGAAAAATGGGCAAAAAACGAAATTCACCTCGTAAAAAAGTAA